DNA sequence from the Sporolituus thermophilus DSM 23256 genome:
ATTGTTCCTGAGATCATTGGCGTAAAGGTAAATGTCGCGCAAACCGTCGCTGATATCGTAAGAAAAATGAACACAACCTTGCCAGTTAGGGCAGAAATATCGGTAGAAAAGGTGGTTCCGCCTATCCTTGCGCAAGACCTTGCTTCTATCGATGGCATTATAGCCGCCTATACCACCCAATTTGACCCACGCGACGAAAATCGAACACAGAATGTCCAATTAGCGGCAAAAAGCATTAATGGCGTTCTGGTACGGCCTGGGGATGTATTTTCTTTTAACACTCATGTGGGACCGCGACTGGCAGAACATGGTTACCGTGAAGCGCCTGTTTTTGTCGATGGTAGGTTAAGCACTGATTGGGGTGGAGGAGTGTGCCAAGTAAGCAGTACTTTGTATAATGCCGTACTACTGGCTGACTTGGAGATTGAAGAGCGAACCGCCCATTTTCGCCCACCCGGCTATGTCCCGCTCGGGCAAGATGCTACCGTAGCTGACAATCAACTGGATTTTAAATTTAGGAATACCACCGACTATAACATTTATCTTATGACCGAGGTAACGGGCAATCAACTAACCGTTAACATCTTCGGCAAACGGCTGCCTAATAGTCCGGAAATTCGCATCATTGCTGCCGACAAGCAAATAATTGAGCCGAAAACCGTAATAAAACAAGATCCAACCCTAGAACTGGGCAAAGAAGTTGTGGAATCGGAAGGACAAAAGGGATACCAAATCACTACCTACCGCATAAAGCTCAGCAACGGTCAGGAAATTGCCCGTGAATTTCTCGCCAGCGATGAATATAAACCTGTTGACCGGATAATCCGCGTCGGTATTAAAACCTCTCCCAAAGAATCTAGCAAGTGACAAGGCATACATCTGCTGTATACGTAAAAGGAAAACACCTTGCCATAAGACAAATTTTATGTAAGAACCTGTCACAAGGTGGGATGGCGATGTCCACTAATATCACTTTTGCAATCGGTCAGCCGCTTTATATCAGAATGGTATCTCCACAGAGTACGACCTATGTGACACGCATTCTTGCAATGTCTATGCATACCTTGACTATCAGTATTC
Encoded proteins:
- a CDS encoding VanW family protein, which gives rise to MEPVATKRKNNLMLFLLIIFLFTAVSFGATNAAFMVTQNIYHGVTVEGIPVGGLTVQEAERRLSTHFGERLKYPLIELLYENNKWEITANQIDFSIDAASLAREAYQIGRRGGILQQLRERYLAIYHSYSVPLAMSYNHEKLQSVVIKIAKEMNRDAQSAYLTQYKGGVFIVPEIIGVKVNVAQTVADIVRKMNTTLPVRAEISVEKVVPPILAQDLASIDGIIAAYTTQFDPRDENRTQNVQLAAKSINGVLVRPGDVFSFNTHVGPRLAEHGYREAPVFVDGRLSTDWGGGVCQVSSTLYNAVLLADLEIEERTAHFRPPGYVPLGQDATVADNQLDFKFRNTTDYNIYLMTEVTGNQLTVNIFGKRLPNSPEIRIIAADKQIIEPKTVIKQDPTLELGKEVVESEGQKGYQITTYRIKLSNGQEIAREFLASDEYKPVDRIIRVGIKTSPKESSK